In Oryzias latipes chromosome 23, ASM223467v1, the DNA window AACATGACGCATCACAGGACTTTGTCCTCGTTAGTGGATTTTGCAATAATGAATGTCTTCAATGGCATCAATGCCTATTGATGCTAATATCCTTCAAACGACTTTTCCAAAATTAGCTTAATTTAGCATCTTTGAAGTGCAGCTTTAAGGcaacttttcaaaaacacagCATTGTAATTGGTCCAAGGATCCCACTGACTCCAGCTTTCTcagagctggaaataaattcagatgCCAAGGAGGAATCAGGAAGAAATTCTCTGAAATCTGAATActgttccattttttaaaagaaaaactacttGAGTGCATACAATTCACACATACAGCAAAAACAAGGCCATTAGAAGTAAGTTAAAAATTCTTACCaaatctgcaggaaaaaatggggtttaaaaaatttgttttaccAAGAACttttactttaagaaaaaaattaaccagTCACtaggacatgttttctcaaaactGAGATTGTTTTGCTACCGAAAAACTTCaaccactgaaaaaaaaaagaaaaaatcagatAAATTTTCTTGCAACCcagaaaataagactttttttaaaaaataagcatCTTTTGATGAGTGATTGATAATAATTTGTCCTGTGACAGACAGGAATACAAGATTAAACATtcagaaaatgtgaataaatattttaaaatacgagcgaaaaagaaaaacttcagaaTGTTCAAActcaaaatctgtttttctgtctttcagagGATCTCTGGACCAATCACAATGCTGTCGCTTTGAAAAGTGGCCTTAAAGCTGCACTTCAGCGCTCGCTGGGACCAGCTTACAGTTTTACTCAGTCGCTTTAgcacaattctcagatcagaatgaaattcccaaaactatttgttcaatcttcacatcatgatgtcacttgtgcacatcatataagcagtttctcacttctttgaacaagttgcaattgatttggtacatccatgcaaatgattatgtacaattctctgctctttgctacattatcaattgtttatgtcatgttgaacAAAATGTATtctatagttcactgtgcaatagtcttactcctcaaaacacctggtcattagttcatcgtataagtcattaacagcaaaatggttgaccaagttgtcaatgtgtcaaacatatttcgctgcatgtCAAGAGAGGacattcgctgtgatgtggatgagaatttgtggcctaacatacaggaacgacaaaaggtgtaggaagaccacaccaattcctactgcactgcctggactgttgtacagaatattgtcctatcttttttttccctttgtgttactgtttgcagtgggttttttccatgttggtatgacatacaaattacaatatgaacaataaaagtgtaaatgtgaatcttgtccagtctcttgcaatcaaacaaaaaagctgtaacttacattttacaataattgtcatcaaaactttagccatagtttacatcagaacctccctctaaagtacacagttatattgacaacatgactaagtaaggacttgacattctgatggcactgacatgttcaatgacataaagacatagttttgagagatgaactaaagattttgagcaagttacaggcttttgcaagatatccatagtgttttgctgtttgtacaaattgttttgagaaatgcacacacgtatttgcaaacttcaattctgatttgagaattgtactaaagcgactgagaaaaaacCTTAAACTTCCTTGCCATTAGGGATGGGTGCTGAGCACCGGTATTGAACaagccccggggcaacattttTCAAGAcggcagtatcgttaagatctgacctcaacggttctgctttCGGTACTGGGGAAGTCGAATCTTTTGTGTCCAAcaagatataaacgttatctgccatatttaaaaaccaagtcagtcaattttccatTAACTAATgatgatattattattatattattcttGCTGAAGAGGATAGGTCcgtctggctatttgtgtgcatgCGGGGcagggctgttgttcagacagcaccCGGCGcgcgtaaaattaattaaatcttCGCTAGAGCTCCCTGACAatcgtgtcaacctgctgctatgatgaccgtatttggCGCTCTTCTGATCTTTGATCTTTtgaactcaaacatttatttaatttgttttatatttacatcatgacaacaatatgtcaaaacattgctgtttatttatttttcttctttcttattttttcatgtattttacttttgaagttggaaaatgtataaagtaaaatgttttattaaaaaaaacattgttgcataatgaggaaataaaacactttatgttcctaatttcttatttattaattaatttttcgtcctcaaaaagtatcgataagagtatcgttaaaataccggatcgataagcattATCAATAAGGGTAGTAGTACTGTTAAAACGtcaacgatacccatcccttcTTGCCATCAGCATCGACTCAGTACTCACCACTCCTCCACCAAATGAGCGGTCCCAGTTTCCAACAAGTGTGTTTGCCACCATGAGTGGGATGGTGTCCGGGTGGGACCAGCCAACCGCCTCTACAGCAATTGCAATGTGAGCTAGGGGCATCTTGTCATCACGCACACGCATCTAAAACCAAAGAACACAATCTCTAACTAAAAATAGCACAGATACAAGTGTGTTTTGTTCCAATACAGCAGGTTTTCATTGGATTGGAGAGTGGCTCTCAGCATACCTCACTTCCTGTGAAGTGACAGGGAGGGAGCGCCGGGGCTTCACCCTCATATCTGCCAGGAAGTTTTCCAAAGTGATACCGGGCCAAACTGATGAGCTCATTGTGGCAGACCCCTGATCAAAAACATCACACTCACAGTAATGTGGACCTCATTAGCACAGAGCAGGGTATCACATGTTCTCACCTCCAGCAGCAGCCAGCACGATTCTGGGTCCTTTGTAGTGAGTGGTGATGTACTCCACCAGGTCCCCCTTGTTGATtgtcctgaaacacaaacacaaaactgagtCCCGGAGAACAGAGGAGatctggaaaaagaagaaaccctTTACTCGCTCACTTGATGTTCTCAGTGGGGCCCAGAATGGTCCGGCCCAGCGCTGTGGACTGGTACGCTGTGGCGTGAAGGTAATCAAAAACCACTTCCTGTAGGTTGGTCTCCACTTCCTGCATCTCTCGAAGGATCACCCCTCGCTCTCTCTCAATCTCCGCCTCTCCCAGAGTGCTGTTCTGGATGATGTCAGCCAGGATCTCCACAgctaacaaacacaaacatcatcatcgtGGTGCCAGACCAAAAAAAGGGATCTAAAGAATACTAAGGCGTTGATACAAAAAAGAAGTGTTCCCTTGTTCGTCTCAGGAGTTCTGTTCTAAAGATAATCAGAAGTAGATGAAAtctgcaaaaactttttttattttacaattattatagaggttttaaggctgtaaaacccctcactttCTACCCTTTCCTCTGACAGACAGGAACAGTTTTACGCTTTTCTCTCatttaaattctcaaagtttaaaccttcatagaaaaataagtccagttttatagaatgaaaacagagaTCTGTTTAGAACAATTTCTATAGAGACACAGCACAGAGGGAGTGATTACAatagtctacagccaatcagaatgcagaacacaatgtgtTGTATTAATATTGCACTGGAAAAAAATCAGTGAAACAGTGAAAGATGAACCATGATACAACTCGGAAAGCACTGTAGTGATGTGTTTTCCTTAGTGGAATCATTGTGTCCATGATTTGGATGTACCTCGAGGCAGATCTTTGGAGAAGGCTTTGGCGTAGTACACTGTCTGCTCCCGTGACGTGTACGCGTTCAGATGAGCCCCCATGTTTTCGATCTCCAACTCCAGATCCAGCTGGGAGCGTTTTCTGGTGCCCTGCAATCACCAAAAAGCCTTTGTTTTTCCTAAAGATGGTCAGAGATGGACTTGGGACAGACTAACTTTGTCCTCGTCCCCTCACCTTGAATGCCATGTGCTCCAGGAAGTGTGCAGTGCCGTTGTTCCTCTTGTTCTCATAGCGACTGCCAGCATCTATCCAGAGTCCCACCTGGAAgaagacacacacaccacaatgaTAAATTAATCAGAAATGGACAAATATTTCCTTTGAAAAAACtagcagacaaaaaaggaagaaaaaacccAAACTCTGTCTGGTTTTTTTGATTACAAACTTACGGTGCAGGTTGTGAGGCCTGAGTCCTCTGAAGCCACTCGGAGGCCGTTTTCTAACGTGGTCACTTTAGTTTCTGGAACGTTCAGCTGCACCTGCTGAGCCGCCCGGCTCGCCAACCATCTCTGGGGTCCAGGAAGGATCTGCACAGAGAGGACTGAAGATTCAGAGTTGCTGTTCTCTAACCTCCAATAATCTGTTCTAATGTTTCTAAGACACATAGTGTGTGTTGTATGTCTGATCTATTTGTTAtatgtctgatcttgtttgGGTTGTACTGGAACAATTTTGcatgtcagtgtaaaagctgtacatataacaataaaaggattctgattctgctgGGATATGAAGTTCATAAATGTGCTTTATATGTCAATCCAAAAACCAATCTACAGATGACCGGAATCAACCACTACAGtcaatttttttcctccacattTAACGTCGCattactttcattttatttttacttttaaatgagCTCTTAACAGCCAAAAACATGATagtatttaaataaacatcaaTAGTAGAAAAACAGACCTATGGATAACTATATTGAGAATAATGGCAGGTCAAATTGacctaaataaaaattaaattaaatttgaccTTTGAGACGTATCATGATTCCTGGAACTGTGTAATATATTTAACTAGAGAGTACAAATAGGAACATAAGAACtatgtgaaaggaaaaaaaggaaaggaaaaaaaactaaaaaagtacAGAATAATAGggatgggattatataaattggCTTCCTTCCGCTCCTTTATAGGCAAATAATTCAACTCTTTTTGACATACTTGTCATTTTATGGATAAGTAaaaggaaggatggatggatggatggatggatggatggatggatggatggatggatggatggatggatggatggatagatatgtactatctttttgtttgtgtcttctctactatttgttttgattgcttgataTAAACCAAATCAAAATTTTAGATGACAACATTTCTTCCCTGTGACAAACTGTAATCATATCTTTCTAAAGACgatgggatttttttctctccttcaaATAGAATTATTATATAATTGATCCCATTCTTTATTGATATTCTTGGGTTGTCCTGTGATAAAGTGACCCACGTAGATCAATATCGTGATCGAACTCAACAGGGATGGATCTCGTATTTAACACTGTTAAACTCAGTTTAAACTGCGTTCATTAAAATAACGGGAATCATTTTTCATTGAACGCTCCTGCTGATAAATGTCGGCATCAGGGAGTCGCTAAGTTTAAGCTAGCACGAAGCTGTGGCGCGTGGCGATCATGTTGCGGTTCCTCTTTACCGCAGCGACACTAAAGAGCCGCAATAGTTCCACTCGGCATTGAACACACCGTCCTACCCTAGGTACGTTATATGACGTCCGCAGTAGATGTTCCTGTAGCTTTTTCCCCGCAGATGTAAGGCGGCGTAGGGACACTgccatatttgttttttctttctggtcTAAGACGCAACTTCCGCTAAACATGTGACGTCATaatgtcaaataaaattaaaaaaatacgaGGCTACTAAAACACAAACCGCTGTTACATTATTTTGTAGTTACTTTTAACCTGATTGGTAAATTTGATAATATTGAAGACTGTGGCAGAGGAGACAGAAACAAGAGAATGTAAGAAAGAGGCGATGAGACATACTGGAGGAATTGAATTATTTAGACAGTGAACAAAATGTTTCTTcattatctggacaaaaacaagtacTAAATAATTGGTTAACTATCCCTCTGTAATAATGCTTTTCTTCACTTAACGAGACATTTAGTGAATATACCACTGTCCTCTACTGTGATAGAGTGAAGAAAGGCAGGATCTGcagctgttaccatgacaacatgtCACACCAAGTATTAGACAGTCCCCTTCttgtgaaaaacaatttaaacataACAAATAACACGATAAAGTACTAACAATTAATAActgatttaatatttctttcgtaagtgaccatggtataagcaggatAATGGTCGAGGtgtattatcagaaattaagAACGTCTTATGTAGGGGATAATGCCaaacaaagtgtgcattatcaaaaatgaatggacgaggaggaggacggttgcttccatAAGGTTCATTAAACAGTTTCcttctttgatttatttgttgatttattGTGCTGTACGTTAAATATTGCACTGGAATGTTTGATTCAGCTGGGAATTCTCACCACCTCTCTACATGTTATTTAttgaaaggtaaaaaataaGCCAAAACAGACAGAGCTGGAGATAGCAGAAATGAAGATGCTCTCTTTAGGAATGACAAGAACAGAAAAGCAGATTGTGACAGTTTGGACACGTTGAGAGGAAGAACAGTGATTATTGTTGTGGCAACCCTGATACAGGAAAgggtctaaagcaggggtgtcaaactcattatcaccgagggccacatccgCATAGTGGTTGTTCTTGAAGGGCCAGATTTAACttataaatgtaactaaatggattgaagaataaatgtaactactcctttatgttaaataactcattatttatttattctaactttttaaagtgacaattacagttgcatagaaaacatgtgtttgcttgttactctgacataaattcttttaaatttgattctgttaggttaggttatatggacagtgtttaagttctGATGtcaatccaatatttcaagtccgattcaACCTAGATAtgaacttttatgctctcgggggccacataaaatgacatggagggccacatttggcccacaggccttgagtttgacacgtgtggtctaaaaccaaagaagaaTTACAAAAGTGAAACAAGTTTGAAAGAAGTTAATGGAAAACACCTCAACAGCCTGTAGAACTCGTGATTTAGAACATTGTATTTGCCACAAAATCATGCTATTTTTAGTTCAAGACCGAAATTTTGCAACGATGACAATAATTAATGATGGAGCTcgctttatttgtttgtttatttatctattatGCCGGCAAACAAACACATTGAAATACACCATCCAAAGCAGCAGGGGCAGTAAGGCCCAAGAGCAAACACTTAGCAGCTTTCTCATgaggtttattttgaaagtctagCATTTGTAAAGCGGAAGTAGTTGCAAAGTACCGCTAATTTCCCTCTCGAACTTGTCAATTGCATGACTAAAACCCTTTGGGAAACGAGCATTCCAACCGTGTGAAGGGTTACTGAATGAGACAAATCTTAAAGCTATCGTCTAGAACGTCATCGTGATTGTTTTCTCAGTGGCTTCGTTTTgtttgaagtataaaaacacCCTTATCGATTGGAGTCTGAAGCCGCGGGCTGTGCTGGAAGTGGAACTTCAGCAAAACAATGGCAGATCTCATGGACAGCGAGCTGGAAGACGGAGAGCTCTCCGGGTCCGGTTCAGATGCAGAGATGGGGACGTCTTCAGCGGAACCGCCGCCGATCCCCGCAGCCTTCAGCGGGCGGGTTCTCCAGAGCAGAGCCGCCGCCTCACAGCCTCCCGCGACCGCCTACCGCAGCTCCAGCAGGGACGTGGACTCGAGCGACACCGGCCAGGAATCCTCCGACGAAGAGGCGGCTGTTTGGCGCCGGAAGCGCCAGAAAGTGTCTGATGCTCCGCAGCCACCCCCGGTCCCCGCCACGGCCACCCCCGGCGGCGCGGGAAGCCGCAGAGTGAACAACATCTGGGGCTCGGTGGTTCAGGAGCAGTGCCAGGACGCCGTCACCGCGGAGCTCGGTGTCTTCGGCATGGAGGGCGTCAGCACGTCCAGCAGGAGCGTGGAAACCTACAACTTTGTTCTGGCGCGGAAAATGATGGAGAAAGATCGGGAGGTGGAGAAGCTGATAACGCAGGAGGGGAAAGTGAACACGTTGGACGCCGAACTGGAGGCCTACATGAACGGTCAGGGATCAAACGAGGGCGCAGGCGGGGATGCAAAGAGGAAAAGGCCAATTAAAGAGAGGCTGGGTCCAATAGCTGAGATGGACATAAAGGGTCGTTATGAGATCTCGGAGGATGACCCCGATGACAGCGTGGTGGATGAGATTGCCTACAGACTGCAGGAGCCCAAAAAGGATCTGATTGAGCGCGTTGTTAAAGTTGTAGGGAAGAAGAAGGCAATTGAGCTGCTGGGGGAAACCGCCACGCTGGAGGAAAGCGGCGGGGTGTACACCATGGATGGCAGCAGGCGCCGGACACCGGGAGGAGTTTATCTAAACTTACTCAAGAACACGCCCAGCATCTCCAAGTCCCAGATCCGAAAGATTTTCTTTGAAGAACAGCAGAAGGACCACAAGAGCAAGAAAGCAGCCCAGAAGAGGAGGCGGCATGTGCTGGCGAAGAGGATGAAACAGGCCATTGGCTCTCTAAACCTGCAGGAACATGATGATGTCTCCAGAGAAACCTTTGCCAGTGATACCAATGAGGCCTTGGAGTCTTTGGAAGAGGCTgtagaagaggaggaagagggtcTGGAGGAGGCTTCAGTGGGAACTGAGATGCCGGTTGTTTACAACTCTGCAGACCTGGAGGTTTTCTGAGCATGGTCAGGACAAAGACGCTAATatactctttaaaaaatcatttttgtttctggagggaaaaacaaaaatgattgttTCATAAAGTAGCTATGACAAGCTGCTTGCTTGTCTGTTTCATAAAGTAGCTGTAGATTTTGATGACCCTTCATTCTGATCAAAACGTGTCTTTTGATTCTCAAATACAGTAAAgctcttcttgttttttcccaTTATTGCTGATGTTGAGCTTAACGTAAGGCATTTTGTTGTTTATggcaaatcaataaaaaacctGCTGGAACATTtattaaacaggaaaaaaaaatgctgcgtTGGTCGTCATTTACAGTTCCATTAGagtccttaaagacccactccagtggaaatagtgtttttgtgtttttaacatcttgtagaatttttctaatgataaaaaaataaagaaaactaagattttttaattaaaatcattaattaattaataatttaaataaatgattagtaaataaataataaatatttattattaaataacacatatttattcataaa includes these proteins:
- the pmpcb gene encoding mitochondrial-processing peptidase subunit beta, with protein sequence MFSGSCVLDQKEKTNMAVSLRRLTSAGKKLQEHLLRTSYNVPRILPGPQRWLASRAAQQVQLNVPETKVTTLENGLRVASEDSGLTTCTVGLWIDAGSRYENKRNNGTAHFLEHMAFKGTRKRSQLDLELEIENMGAHLNAYTSREQTVYYAKAFSKDLPRAVEILADIIQNSTLGEAEIERERGVILREMQEVETNLQEVVFDYLHATAYQSTALGRTILGPTENIKTINKGDLVEYITTHYKGPRIVLAAAGGVCHNELISLARYHFGKLPGRYEGEAPALPPCHFTGSEMRVRDDKMPLAHIAIAVEAVGWSHPDTIPLMVANTLVGNWDRSFGGGVNLSSKLAQMACQGNLCHSFQSFNTCYTDTGLWGLYMVCEPGTVEDMMHFTQREWMSLCTSVTESEVARAKNLLKTNMLLHLDGSTPICEDIGRQMLCYSRRIPLHELEARIDAIDAETIKEVCTKYIYNRAPAIAAVGPIEQLPDYNQLRSVMFWMKG
- the phax gene encoding phosphorylated adapter RNA export protein, with the translated sequence MADLMDSELEDGELSGSGSDAEMGTSSAEPPPIPAAFSGRVLQSRAAASQPPATAYRSSSRDVDSSDTGQESSDEEAAVWRRKRQKVSDAPQPPPVPATATPGGAGSRRVNNIWGSVVQEQCQDAVTAELGVFGMEGVSTSSRSVETYNFVLARKMMEKDREVEKLITQEGKVNTLDAELEAYMNGQGSNEGAGGDAKRKRPIKERLGPIAEMDIKGRYEISEDDPDDSVVDEIAYRLQEPKKDLIERVVKVVGKKKAIELLGETATLEESGGVYTMDGSRRRTPGGVYLNLLKNTPSISKSQIRKIFFEEQQKDHKSKKAAQKRRRHVLAKRMKQAIGSLNLQEHDDVSRETFASDTNEALESLEEAVEEEEEGLEEASVGTEMPVVYNSADLEVF